One part of the Bacillus sp. FJAT-27916 genome encodes these proteins:
- a CDS encoding CapA family protein — protein MKKPSFIQVIIILLLTGSLGAGLLYWQGIETATTEPKESVSISARPLALDSKTYTKTITIGAIGDILIHTPVYEDAKTKDGYDFERMFAPVKEMLGEPDFTIANQESIAGGSKLGLSGYPAFNSPYEISDTLQDSGIDLVTLANNHSLDKGEKGILSSLSYYEKIGMPYVGMYKNQEDAKQERILTIEGMKVGFLSYTYGTNGIPIPDGKDYLVNYLEDQKIISDLKSIRGKADIVLINAHWGNEYERNPSDEQRRLAQLMADNGADIIIGHHPHVLQPIEWLEHDDGETLVVYSLGNFLSGQVRDYKDIGGMVTIEIEQTKSDAGTETTVLNPSFTPTYVTSSNEQNYQVKPFEDSTVFGSPKTDLDELTEFMLESADK, from the coding sequence ATGAAAAAACCATCGTTTATTCAAGTCATAATCATTCTATTATTAACTGGGAGCCTTGGTGCAGGATTACTCTATTGGCAAGGGATAGAAACAGCTACGACCGAGCCAAAAGAAAGTGTGTCAATAAGCGCGAGACCTCTAGCTTTAGACAGCAAAACGTACACAAAGACGATTACAATTGGTGCTATTGGTGATATCTTAATTCATACACCGGTCTATGAGGATGCTAAAACAAAGGACGGTTATGATTTTGAGCGTATGTTTGCTCCGGTGAAGGAAATGCTTGGGGAGCCTGATTTTACGATTGCCAATCAGGAATCCATTGCTGGAGGAAGCAAGCTGGGCCTATCCGGTTACCCAGCTTTCAATTCACCTTATGAGATCTCTGATACCCTGCAAGATTCAGGCATAGACTTAGTGACCCTTGCCAATAACCATTCCTTGGACAAAGGAGAAAAAGGCATCCTAAGCTCCTTATCCTATTATGAAAAAATCGGGATGCCCTATGTCGGCATGTATAAGAATCAAGAGGATGCCAAACAAGAACGCATCTTAACGATTGAGGGAATGAAAGTTGGCTTCTTATCCTACACATATGGAACAAACGGCATTCCGATTCCAGACGGCAAGGATTATTTAGTCAATTACCTTGAGGATCAGAAAATCATTTCTGACCTAAAGAGCATTAGAGGGAAAGCGGATATCGTCCTTATTAATGCACATTGGGGCAATGAATATGAGCGCAATCCATCAGACGAACAGCGGCGCCTCGCCCAGCTGATGGCAGATAATGGAGCGGATATCATCATTGGTCATCACCCCCATGTCCTTCAGCCGATTGAGTGGCTCGAGCATGATGATGGAGAAACGCTTGTTGTCTATTCACTTGGAAATTTCCTATCTGGGCAGGTGAGGGATTATAAGGATATCGGCGGCATGGTTACCATAGAAATCGAACAGACAAAGAGCGATGCAGGAACAGAGACAACCGTACTTAACCCAAGCTTCACACCGACCTATGTCACTAGCTCAAACGAGCAAAACTATCAGGTCAAGCCATTTGAGGATTCAACCGTTTTCGGTTCACCAAAGACAGATTTGGATGAGTTAACCGAGTTCATGCTTGAATCAGCTGACAAATGA